In one window of Rhinopithecus roxellana isolate Shanxi Qingling chromosome 15, ASM756505v1, whole genome shotgun sequence DNA:
- the KCTD14 gene encoding BTB/POZ domain-containing protein KCTD14 isoform X1 has product MWQGCAVERPEGRMTSQTPLPQSPRPGRLTMSTVVELNVGGEFHTTTLGTLRKFPGSKLAEMFSSSAKASMDAEGRFFIDRPSTYFRPILDYLRTGQVPTQHIPEVYREAQFYEIKPLVKLLEDMPQIFGEQVSRKQFLLQVPGYGENLELMVRLARAEGITARKSSVLVCLVETEEQDAYYSEVLCFLQDKKMFKSVVKFGPWKAVLDNSDLMHCLEMDIKAQGYKVFSKFYLTYPTKRNEFHFNIYSFTFTWW; this is encoded by the exons ATGTGGCAGGGCTGCGCAGTGGAGCGGCCAGAGGGCAGGATGACGAGCCAGACCCCTCTGCCCCAGTCCCCCCGGCCCGGGCGGCTGACG ATGTCTACTGTTGTGGAGCTGAATGTGGGGGGTGAGTTCCACACGACCACCCTGGGTACCCTGAGGAAATTTCCGGGCTCAAAGTTGGCAGAGATGTTCTCTAGCTCAGCCAAGGCCTCCATGGATGCAGAGGGCCGCTTCTTCATCGACCGCCCCAGCACCTATTTCAGACCCATCCTGGACTACCTGCGCACTGGGCAAGTGCCCACACAGCACATCCCTGAAGTGTACCGTGAGGCTCAGTTCTATGAAATCAAGCCTTTGGTCAAGCTGCTGGAGGACATGCCGCAGATCTTTGGTGAGCAGGTGTCTCGGAAGCAGTTTCTCCTGCAAGTGCCGGGCTATGGCGAGAACCTGGAGCTCATGGTGCGCCTGGCGCGTGCAGAGGGCATAACAGCACGGAAGTCCAGCGTGCTTGTGTGCCTGGTGGAAACGGAGGAGCAGGATGCATATTATTCAGAGGTCCTGTGTTTTCTGCAGGATAAGAAGATGTTCAAGTCCGTTGTCAAGTTTGGGCCCTGGAAGGCAGTCCTAGACAACAGTGACCTCATGCACTGCCTGGAGATGGACATTAAGGCCCAGGGGTACAAGGTATTCTCCAAGTTCTACCTGACGTACCCCACCAAAAGAAACGAAttccattttaacatttattcattcaccttcACCTGGTGGTGA
- the KCTD14 gene encoding BTB/POZ domain-containing protein KCTD14 isoform X2 — protein MSTVVELNVGGEFHTTTLGTLRKFPGSKLAEMFSSSAKASMDAEGRFFIDRPSTYFRPILDYLRTGQVPTQHIPEVYREAQFYEIKPLVKLLEDMPQIFGEQVSRKQFLLQVPGYGENLELMVRLARAEGITARKSSVLVCLVETEEQDAYYSEVLCFLQDKKMFKSVVKFGPWKAVLDNSDLMHCLEMDIKAQGYKVFSKFYLTYPTKRNEFHFNIYSFTFTWW, from the coding sequence ATGTCTACTGTTGTGGAGCTGAATGTGGGGGGTGAGTTCCACACGACCACCCTGGGTACCCTGAGGAAATTTCCGGGCTCAAAGTTGGCAGAGATGTTCTCTAGCTCAGCCAAGGCCTCCATGGATGCAGAGGGCCGCTTCTTCATCGACCGCCCCAGCACCTATTTCAGACCCATCCTGGACTACCTGCGCACTGGGCAAGTGCCCACACAGCACATCCCTGAAGTGTACCGTGAGGCTCAGTTCTATGAAATCAAGCCTTTGGTCAAGCTGCTGGAGGACATGCCGCAGATCTTTGGTGAGCAGGTGTCTCGGAAGCAGTTTCTCCTGCAAGTGCCGGGCTATGGCGAGAACCTGGAGCTCATGGTGCGCCTGGCGCGTGCAGAGGGCATAACAGCACGGAAGTCCAGCGTGCTTGTGTGCCTGGTGGAAACGGAGGAGCAGGATGCATATTATTCAGAGGTCCTGTGTTTTCTGCAGGATAAGAAGATGTTCAAGTCCGTTGTCAAGTTTGGGCCCTGGAAGGCAGTCCTAGACAACAGTGACCTCATGCACTGCCTGGAGATGGACATTAAGGCCCAGGGGTACAAGGTATTCTCCAAGTTCTACCTGACGTACCCCACCAAAAGAAACGAAttccattttaacatttattcattcaccttcACCTGGTGGTGA